In one window of Lewinella sp. 4G2 DNA:
- the tsaB gene encoding tRNA (adenosine(37)-N6)-threonylcarbamoyltransferase complex dimerization subunit type 1 TsaB, with the protein MTQLLLETATDVCSVAIAQAGEILAEHTSADPFQHASHLTLFIRQVAEQAGINLQQLQEVVLSDGPGSYTSLRVGAATAKGLCLALPGLQLRVVPTLSALALATGHTGLVLPTINSRRGQVYGQLYDLGALPQVPGDGESDRSAGYWVNPQNIILTEETWLEDLLEVVGGAAITVTGPGQQRVQEMLPTGAPVQFLAPDTCRATFLLAPAAAPAYSRIVDSATYEPAYLNPPFVTKSKKKPLG; encoded by the coding sequence ATGACTCAATTACTCCTGGAAACGGCGACGGACGTCTGCTCGGTCGCCATCGCGCAGGCCGGCGAGATCCTGGCGGAACATACGTCCGCGGATCCCTTTCAACACGCCTCTCACCTGACGCTGTTCATTCGCCAAGTGGCGGAACAAGCCGGTATTAACCTTCAGCAATTGCAAGAGGTTGTCCTCAGCGATGGGCCGGGGAGTTACACTTCGCTGCGCGTCGGGGCCGCTACGGCGAAGGGACTTTGCTTAGCCCTGCCCGGGCTTCAGTTGCGGGTGGTTCCTACGCTGAGTGCGTTGGCGCTCGCCACTGGCCACACTGGCTTGGTTCTGCCCACCATCAATTCCCGCAGGGGCCAGGTATACGGCCAGTTGTACGATCTCGGGGCGCTGCCGCAGGTGCCAGGTGATGGGGAATCGGATCGGTCCGCTGGCTACTGGGTAAACCCACAAAACATTATCCTGACCGAAGAGACGTGGTTGGAGGACCTCCTAGAAGTTGTTGGAGGGGCAGCAATTACGGTCACCGGCCCCGGCCAACAAAGAGTACAGGAAATGCTTCCCACTGGAGCTCCGGTCCAATTTTTGGCGCCCGATACTTGCCGCGCTACCTTTCTTCTGGCACCCGCGGCAGCGCCCGCTTATTCCCGGATCGTGGATAGCGCGACGTACGAGCCCGCTTACCTGAACCCTCCCTTCGTGACCAAATCGAAGAAAAAACCACTGGGCTGA
- a CDS encoding PLP-dependent cysteine synthase family protein, whose amino-acid sequence MRYDSVIQTIGRTPLVALDRICGDRIPAKVYGKVEAYNPGQSAKDRAAMYMIEQAERKGRIQAGATIIEATSGNTGYSIAMIAAVKGYKCILTLTDKAGPEKIALLKALGAKIVLCPKDAAPEDPESYYSRAEELAGTIPNSIYLRQNWNLDNSGAHYHSTGPEIWEDTEGKVTHYVCCAGTGGTLSGTARYLKEKNPDVTVVGVDAYGSVLKKYWQTGVFDTNEIFSWKVEGLGKTIIPDNVAFDLIDEFIKVGDRAAALRVREIARREGLLLGYSSGAALEAVFAIRKQLTKDDVVVVLFPDHGTRYLGKIYNEEWMKEQGFLTPTGEPASYSVKHLQRMYRVYKRMYGRKIKQKLNLV is encoded by the coding sequence ATGCGTTACGATAGTGTTATCCAAACCATTGGCCGGACGCCCCTCGTGGCGCTCGATAGAATCTGCGGAGACCGCATCCCCGCCAAGGTTTACGGCAAAGTGGAAGCGTATAACCCCGGCCAGTCCGCCAAGGACCGCGCCGCGATGTACATGATCGAGCAGGCCGAGCGTAAGGGTAGGATCCAGGCCGGCGCGACCATCATCGAAGCTACCTCGGGCAACACCGGCTACTCCATCGCCATGATCGCCGCCGTCAAGGGCTACAAGTGTATCCTGACGCTGACGGATAAGGCCGGCCCGGAGAAAATCGCCCTCTTAAAAGCTCTCGGCGCCAAAATCGTCCTCTGCCCGAAGGACGCTGCACCGGAAGACCCCGAAAGCTACTACTCCCGCGCGGAGGAACTGGCCGGCACGATCCCCAACAGCATCTACCTCCGGCAGAACTGGAACCTGGATAATTCCGGTGCACACTACCACTCCACCGGTCCCGAGATCTGGGAGGACACCGAAGGCAAGGTGACCCACTACGTTTGCTGTGCCGGCACCGGGGGCACCCTCTCCGGCACTGCCCGTTACCTGAAAGAAAAGAACCCGGACGTCACCGTCGTCGGGGTGGATGCCTACGGCTCCGTCCTGAAGAAGTACTGGCAAACGGGTGTGTTTGACACCAATGAGATCTTCAGCTGGAAGGTGGAAGGCCTCGGCAAAACGATCATACCCGATAACGTGGCTTTCGACCTCATCGATGAGTTCATTAAGGTTGGTGACCGCGCCGCCGCGCTCCGCGTACGGGAGATCGCCCGCCGGGAAGGCTTGCTACTCGGCTACAGCAGTGGTGCCGCCCTCGAAGCCGTGTTCGCCATCCGCAAACAGCTGACGAAGGATGATGTCGTCGTCGTCCTTTTCCCGGACCACGGAACCCGCTACCTCGGTAAGATATACAATGAGGAGTGGATGAAGGAGCAAGGCTTCCTCACCCCAACCGGCGAGCCGGCTTCCTATAGCGTCAAGCACTTACAACGCATGTACCGGGTGTACAAGCGGATGTACGGCCGCAAGATCAAGCAAAAGTTGAACCTGGTTTAA
- a CDS encoding MraY family glycosyltransferase, which produces MQVSLEYFSQLAGSAEVTFLLSFLMPLTMVLTMAPSIIRIGVEKQIVSGVVDRSSHKEITPCVGGIAITLGILFSILVMTPSEVVGELQYITAAILIVFMVGFMDDLKDLTASYKAAGQILALSIVVIMGVRLESFYGLFYQYWEFHKFFSILLSGFTILVIVNGFNLIDGINGLAGTVGTIACCSFGVWFYITDNLALSVLAMSTAGSLLGYMRYNMEPAKTFMGDSGSLVVGLVLGVLAVEFIDTASTAELTEKYRFTNPVAICIAILIVPLFDTFRVFSVRLLRGLSPMQADRRHVHHLLVDAGLTHLEATTALGLYNLTIISLAYYLDPLLDLHFLILIIVGVTTSISTAIYLKNKRNKRTRETLALNQKA; this is translated from the coding sequence GTGCAAGTAAGCCTCGAATACTTTTCCCAACTGGCCGGCTCCGCCGAAGTGACGTTTCTGCTCAGTTTCCTGATGCCACTTACGATGGTGTTGACGATGGCCCCGTCCATCATCAGGATCGGGGTCGAAAAACAAATCGTTTCCGGTGTTGTGGACCGCAGTAGCCACAAAGAGATCACTCCCTGCGTAGGTGGGATTGCCATCACCCTAGGTATCCTGTTCTCGATATTGGTGATGACGCCCTCGGAGGTGGTGGGTGAGTTACAGTACATCACCGCCGCCATCCTCATCGTATTTATGGTGGGTTTCATGGATGACCTGAAGGACCTCACCGCGAGTTATAAAGCAGCAGGGCAAATTCTCGCCCTCTCCATCGTGGTAATTATGGGGGTACGGCTGGAAAGCTTTTACGGTCTTTTCTACCAGTACTGGGAATTCCACAAATTCTTTTCAATCCTGCTATCTGGGTTCACCATTCTGGTCATTGTCAATGGTTTCAACCTGATTGACGGTATTAACGGGCTGGCTGGTACGGTGGGGACGATCGCCTGTTGCTCCTTTGGGGTCTGGTTCTACATCACGGATAATCTCGCCCTGAGTGTGTTGGCAATGTCCACGGCCGGTTCTCTGCTGGGCTATATGCGCTACAATATGGAGCCGGCGAAGACCTTCATGGGGGATTCCGGCTCTCTGGTCGTTGGCCTGGTACTGGGCGTGCTCGCGGTCGAATTCATCGATACGGCAAGTACGGCGGAACTCACCGAAAAGTACCGATTTACGAACCCCGTAGCGATCTGTATTGCCATCCTGATTGTGCCTTTATTTGATACCTTCCGCGTATTCAGCGTGCGCTTACTGCGCGGCCTCAGCCCAATGCAGGCGGACCGCCGCCACGTGCACCACCTCCTAGTAGATGCCGGGCTAACTCACCTGGAAGCTACGACCGCGCTCGGGCTATACAATCTCACGATCATCAGCTTGGCTTACTACCTGGACCCATTGCTGGACCTTCATTTCCTAATCTTGATTATCGTCGGCGTTACCACCTCAATCTCTACTGCGATCTACCTCAAGAATAAGCGGAACAAGCGAACGCGGGAGACCCTGGCCCTTAACCAAAAGGCCTAA
- a CDS encoding NUDIX domain-containing protein, which produces MAKFSVSLKARLLLQDRGKLLLLKQTKPNGGNYSLVGGTIERKEFAMQTLIRESWEEAGIELSEDDLELVHVLHKRSSKEHRIVLYFRAYHYEGNPESKELQKFENVEWWSLKELPRNLTSTVRHVLKAYNAGLIYSHLRK; this is translated from the coding sequence ATGGCCAAGTTCTCCGTTTCCCTCAAAGCCCGTTTGTTACTCCAGGACCGGGGCAAACTACTGCTCCTCAAACAAACCAAACCCAACGGGGGGAATTACTCTCTGGTTGGGGGCACGATCGAACGCAAGGAATTCGCCATGCAAACCCTCATCCGCGAATCCTGGGAGGAAGCCGGCATCGAACTTAGTGAGGACGACCTCGAACTCGTCCACGTACTCCACAAACGGTCCTCCAAGGAGCACCGAATCGTACTGTATTTCCGCGCCTACCACTACGAGGGCAACCCCGAAAGCAAGGAACTCCAAAAATTTGAAAACGTGGAATGGTGGTCGCTCAAAGAGTTACCGCGCAACCTGACGAGTACCGTCCGCCACGTACTCAAAGCCTACAATGCGGGGCTCATTTATTCCCACCTAAGGAAGTAA
- the truA gene encoding tRNA pseudouridine(38-40) synthase TruA, translated as MRYVLELAYNGTNYAGWQRQPNAMTVEERVDTALSTILGEKIKIIGCGRTDAGVHASYYVAHFDFDGVIPPAFERRYNRFVDEDIALLGLYKVAEDFHARFQANDRGYTYRMTLKKDPFRQHTVTSLPQFASADQDKMQRAADLLLSYSAFAPFCKTNSDAFTMNCEIRRANWEFTDEEWTFRIDADRFLRGMVRLIVGMCLRVGTGKLSLAEVEQALDNQRPLKNPWSAPAAGLFLSSVKYADRDGWERVKS; from the coding sequence ATGCGGTACGTACTCGAACTGGCCTACAATGGCACCAACTACGCCGGGTGGCAACGCCAGCCCAACGCCATGACCGTGGAGGAGCGCGTGGATACCGCCCTGAGCACCATCCTCGGCGAAAAGATCAAGATCATCGGTTGCGGGCGGACGGACGCCGGCGTGCACGCCAGCTATTACGTGGCCCACTTTGACTTTGACGGGGTGATCCCGCCCGCTTTTGAACGCCGGTACAATCGCTTCGTCGATGAGGATATCGCTCTCTTGGGACTGTACAAGGTAGCGGAAGATTTCCACGCCCGCTTCCAGGCTAATGATCGTGGTTATACCTACCGGATGACGCTGAAAAAGGACCCGTTCCGGCAGCACACCGTGACGAGCCTGCCGCAATTTGCCTCAGCGGACCAGGACAAAATGCAACGGGCCGCGGACCTCTTGTTGAGCTACTCTGCCTTTGCCCCTTTCTGCAAGACGAACTCTGATGCCTTCACGATGAATTGCGAAATACGCCGGGCCAACTGGGAATTTACCGATGAGGAGTGGACTTTTCGTATTGACGCCGACCGATTCCTCCGGGGAATGGTACGCCTGATCGTAGGAATGTGCTTGCGCGTTGGGACCGGGAAACTGTCATTAGCAGAGGTGGAACAGGCGCTTGATAACCAGCGCCCGCTTAAAAACCCCTGGAGCGCACCGGCGGCGGGGCTCTTTCTCAGCTCGGTGAAGTACGCTGACCGCGACGGCTGGGAACGGGTAAAGTCGTAA
- a CDS encoding MGMT family protein — protein sequence MPAQYILDVHDVARSIPRGRVTTYGAIASFLTLGSARMVGWAMNKCMPGEDVPAHRVLNRKGELSGRNAFPTPTTMQERLEEEGISVTDDKVDNFKDLFWDPIELLP from the coding sequence TTGCCAGCCCAATACATTCTAGACGTACACGACGTAGCCAGATCCATCCCCCGCGGGCGGGTGACGACCTACGGTGCCATTGCGAGCTTTCTTACCCTCGGCAGCGCCCGGATGGTAGGTTGGGCAATGAACAAGTGTATGCCGGGCGAAGACGTGCCGGCCCACCGCGTCCTCAACCGCAAGGGGGAGTTGAGCGGCCGCAACGCTTTCCCTACGCCCACCACCATGCAGGAACGGCTGGAGGAGGAAGGCATCTCCGTCACCGACGATAAAGTGGACAACTTTAAAGACCTATTCTGGGACCCGATCGAACTCCTTCCATGA
- the crcB gene encoding fluoride efflux transporter CrcB, whose amino-acid sequence MPWLLVFLGGGLGSLCRYAISRLLPLAELAEGDIPWATLLANALACLLLGVLLALLAKEQLPKELSFLLVTGFCGGFSTFSTFSAELLSLLEAGHYGAALTYAAISLFTGLVAIWVTLLWLR is encoded by the coding sequence ATGCCCTGGCTACTCGTATTCCTGGGGGGTGGGTTGGGCAGCCTCTGCCGGTACGCCATTTCCCGGCTACTGCCCCTGGCGGAACTCGCAGAAGGGGACATTCCCTGGGCAACCCTACTGGCCAACGCATTGGCGTGTTTACTTTTGGGAGTCCTTTTGGCGTTGCTGGCAAAGGAGCAATTACCAAAGGAGTTATCCTTCCTGCTGGTCACTGGTTTTTGCGGTGGTTTTTCGACGTTCTCCACCTTCAGCGCGGAGTTGTTAAGTCTGCTGGAGGCGGGGCACTACGGGGCTGCGCTCACTTACGCCGCCATCAGTTTGTTCACGGGCTTGGTCGCCATTTGGGTCACCCTACTCTGGCTCCGCTAG
- a CDS encoding sterol desaturase family protein, producing MASTQKFKSNGEAPPMFENKFLNRLTQTHIATPIVIFFVYAIGLLYYTETATEVSPVAVIGLFLLGTLGFTFAEYFIHRWVYHPPHGASEGYKEMTYNLHGFHHDYPKDKKRLAMPPIAAIAISTLLLFLFEFILGDYAFAYLAGFVVGYAMYLVVHYMVHMYPPPKNFLKALWINHALHHYSEDEVLFGVSQPLWDYVFGTMHKSERDKQQAIEIVR from the coding sequence ATGGCTTCTACACAGAAATTTAAGTCCAATGGTGAGGCGCCACCGATGTTTGAGAATAAGTTTCTCAATCGCCTGACCCAAACCCACATTGCGACGCCGATCGTCATCTTTTTTGTCTATGCCATCGGCCTGCTATACTACACCGAGACTGCTACGGAAGTAAGCCCGGTAGCCGTGATTGGTCTATTCTTGTTGGGAACCCTCGGCTTTACTTTTGCGGAGTACTTCATCCACCGCTGGGTGTACCACCCGCCGCACGGAGCGAGTGAAGGGTACAAAGAAATGACCTACAACCTCCACGGTTTTCACCACGATTACCCAAAGGATAAGAAACGGCTCGCCATGCCTCCCATCGCGGCCATCGCTATTTCAACCTTGCTGCTCTTCCTCTTTGAATTCATCCTGGGTGATTACGCCTTCGCTTACCTGGCCGGTTTCGTGGTGGGCTACGCGATGTACCTGGTCGTGCACTACATGGTCCATATGTACCCGCCACCCAAAAATTTTCTGAAAGCACTCTGGATCAACCACGCGCTGCACCACTACAGTGAGGATGAGGTCCTCTTCGGCGTCTCCCAACCGCTGTGGGATTACGTTTTCGGTACCATGCACAAATCCGAACGGGATAAGCAGCAGGCGATTGAGATTGTGAGGTGA
- a CDS encoding O-antigen ligase, whose protein sequence is MPPPLTTTAPTLPQQRLYYGYAAVSLVAMVVALATDNYLLLGLPAVMWVLAQSFTDFRPLFYLMLVFIPLSTDIQLPGGLSTDIPTEPLAVGLTGLFVLHLARHWHEYASERFLHPIACLLYLHVGWILFTTFFSAGVTTSLKFSAAKLWYVGAYFLVPLLLIRSRKSLLIALNCIFWPLLFVAIQTLVRHAAYGFSFAEQHLTMYPFMPEHVSYAGCLSVFTPWLIFLRWWRGRQGKSTWWWTYLILPVWMIAVYFTFTRAAFVALVMAGGVYFLIKWKLLKPVLALAVVALLLGSAYVIQDNKYLDYAPDYNTTVSHDNFGNLISATYKLEDISTMERLYRWVAAGHMVPYEPWTGWGPGTFLQHYKGYTVEMFRTYVSDNEDGSGIHSYYLMTLVEQGFPGLVLFLVYILGALVYGARMYYRQRDPYARNAIMAALLALIIVDAFNIINDQMETDKIGAQYLLNLAFIIAMGNYQVERKDSNDLEKLAEPE, encoded by the coding sequence ATGCCCCCACCGCTAACCACGACGGCTCCCACGCTACCGCAGCAACGGCTCTACTACGGGTACGCTGCGGTTTCCCTGGTGGCTATGGTAGTAGCGCTGGCCACGGATAATTACCTGTTGCTTGGTCTTCCGGCCGTGATGTGGGTGCTGGCCCAGTCCTTTACTGACTTCCGGCCGCTGTTCTACCTGATGCTGGTGTTCATCCCCCTGAGTACGGACATCCAACTACCCGGTGGGCTGAGTACGGATATTCCTACGGAACCCTTAGCCGTTGGCCTTACCGGTTTGTTCGTGCTGCACCTGGCGCGGCACTGGCACGAATATGCATCCGAGCGCTTTTTGCACCCCATCGCCTGCCTGCTCTACCTGCACGTGGGGTGGATTCTCTTCACCACCTTCTTCAGCGCGGGGGTGACGACTAGCCTGAAGTTCTCCGCCGCGAAGTTGTGGTACGTGGGTGCCTACTTTCTAGTTCCCCTGCTGCTCATTCGATCGCGCAAGAGTTTGCTGATTGCGTTGAACTGTATTTTCTGGCCTCTCCTGTTCGTGGCCATCCAAACGTTGGTGCGCCACGCGGCCTACGGCTTCAGTTTTGCGGAACAACACCTGACCATGTACCCCTTCATGCCGGAGCACGTTAGTTACGCCGGGTGCCTTTCGGTATTTACCCCCTGGCTGATCTTTCTCCGGTGGTGGCGGGGCCGGCAGGGCAAATCCACCTGGTGGTGGACCTACCTGATCCTTCCCGTTTGGATGATCGCCGTTTACTTCACCTTCACCCGGGCGGCCTTCGTAGCGCTGGTCATGGCCGGCGGGGTGTACTTCCTCATCAAGTGGAAACTGTTGAAGCCGGTTTTGGCCCTCGCGGTGGTGGCCTTACTGCTGGGGTCAGCCTACGTCATTCAGGATAATAAATACCTGGACTATGCCCCGGACTATAACACCACCGTTAGCCACGATAATTTCGGCAACCTGATCTCAGCAACCTACAAATTGGAGGACATTTCCACCATGGAGCGCCTCTACCGCTGGGTTGCTGCCGGCCATATGGTGCCCTACGAACCGTGGACGGGCTGGGGGCCGGGCACCTTCCTCCAACATTACAAAGGGTACACCGTAGAGATGTTCCGCACCTACGTGAGTGATAATGAGGACGGGTCCGGTATCCACAGCTACTACCTGATGACGCTGGTGGAACAGGGCTTCCCTGGGCTTGTACTTTTCCTGGTCTACATTCTGGGTGCCCTGGTGTACGGAGCCCGGATGTACTACAGGCAACGGGACCCATATGCACGCAACGCCATCATGGCGGCCCTGCTGGCACTAATCATTGTAGATGCCTTCAACATCATCAACGACCAGATGGAGACGGATAAGATTGGCGCTCAGTACCTGCTCAATCTAGCCTTCATCATTGCCATGGGCAACTACCAAGTGGAGCGTAAAGACAGCAATGATCTCGAAAAGCTAGCGGAGCCAGAGTAG